TGAATGTGCCTTGGACCGTTCTTTTGTCCATGGACAACTTCTACAAGACGCTGACACCTGAGgaatctgctgctgcccaTCGAAACGAGCACGACTTCGACACGCCTACCGCATACGATACCGACGATCTGGTCAAGTGTCTTCGAGATATCAAGGCAGGTCATCGAGTCAACATTCCTACGTACTCCTTTGTCGAGCACGCTCGAACCGACAAAACTGTCAGCATTTACGGCGCCAACATTGTGATCCTTGAGGGAATCTATGTGCTCTATGACCACCCCGGCTTACTGGATCTCATCGACATGAAGATCTTTGTCGACACTGATCTGGATACTTGTCTGGCTCGACGACTCACGAGAGATATGCTTCATCGAGGACGAGAAATGTCCGGTATTATAAACCAGTGGCGTAAGACGGTCAAGCCCAACTTTGAGCGATACGTGCGACCTACAATGGCCAATGCTGATGTTCTGATTCCTCGAGGACGGGACAATGTCGTAGCGATTGATATGGTGGCCCAACATATCACTAAAATTCTTACAGACAAGAGTGAACGACACTTGGCCGATCTGTGCTCGTTGatcgacgacgacgagctggcTGCCGAGGAAGCTACCTGGAACAAACAGATTCATGAACTGAAACAGTCGCCCCAGCTTATCGGCATTCACACAATTCTATGTTCAGATGATACCAAGCGAGCTGATTTCGTGTTCTACTTTGATAGAATCGCCACTCTACTGGTCGAGAATGCACTGCAGCACTCCAAGTTTGAAAACATTAACGTCGAGACTCCCACAGGAAACACCTTTGAGGGAGTCCGACGTCTGGGAATTGACAATACCTGTGCTGTAGCTATAATCCGAGCAGGTGAGTGTTTCGACCGTTCTGTCAAGCGAACCATCCCTTCAGTCCGAATGGGAAAGCTGCTGATCCAGAGTGACATTTCTACCGGAGAGCCCAAATTGCATCATCTGAACCTTCCTTCCCGCATTTCAGAGCCTGACGCCTTTGTTCTACTATGTGACGCTCAGCTCTCGTCTGGAGCTGCCGCTATCATGGCTACCACAGTCCTGGTTGACCACGgcgtcaaggaggagaacatTGTCTTCGTTTGCTATCTTGCATCTAAACGAGGTCTTCAGCGGTACCTCAACGCCTATCCTAATGTGCATACTGTGGTCGGTAAGATTCTCGACGGCAGTCATGGCAGATTCATCGACACCAAGTACTACGGTACCTAGAAGCTGTAGACTACACGCATTTGACAGTTAACATAAATAAGCGATATTCCGAGTCCTAGCTTTTCCCCTGCCAATCCGAATTCTCGCAGTTTCGACGAAGTTCTAGACCCTTCCAGTAAATTCAAAACCTTATTTTTAGACATCGTGAACTTTTATCCGGAGGTTTTTCTAGAAAAGTCTAGAGCTTGCATGATATATGCATGATAAGTATATAACGATGAGGTCTTCCTCAAATTTTTGCAATCATCAAACCGTAACACAACTTAACACAAACACTCACTATGGATTTCTTTTCTCCTTACTCCAACTTTGGTGGCTACAGCAACGACAACTATGGTTACTACAGCCGACCACAATCCAGACGACAGtctcgacagcagcagatgctAAGACGACAGGAAGCACAGCGACAGGCCGAAGCTCGAGAGTATGCTCGACGAGAAGCAGAGAATCGGGCTTactacaaacacagacaagaGGTTTACCGACAGAAACAGCGTGAGGCTGAGGCTCGACGACAAGCTGAGGCACGAGCTTACTACGACCAGTTGGCccgacagcagcagcagaaggcTCGACGACAGCATCAGTATGTTTCTGATCCCTTTGCTCAGCTCTTGGGTATTAACGACCCCTCATCTATCCCTTTCCATAACTTCGACGAGTCTGAtggcgagtacgagtacgttGCACCCACTTCTCAGGATGTGGCTATGTCTTCTCCCACTGCTTCCGAGTCCAACACCGATGTTGAggactctgactctgactctgacaACGATGTCTTCTACGACAGCTTGGAGTCTGCCGAACCTTCTgatgactctgactctgactctgactctgactccGTGACCGATTATGTGGAGCCTGCTCCTACTGTTGTTGTTTACTCTACTCCCCAGCCCgctgtggagaagaacgtCACCAAGAGACTTCAGAAGATGGCACCTGTCATTGAGCGACACGTTGAGACCTTTGAGCGAATCAAAAAGGCtgcttctggctcttcctCCGACTCTTCTGACGATTACGAGTCTCTTTTGAGCTCCACCAAGTCTCGACTCAAGGTCATTCAGAACGCCCAGATGAAATTGGAGCAGCTCTACGACCAACTAGACTCCATCAAGACcgacaacaagaaggacaaggccATGCGAACTACTCTGATCAAGAAGTCTGTTGGCACTGCTGAAGCCATTGACAGTGTGGTCCAAattctcaaggagcagcGAAATTACTACAAGCAGTGCATCGAAGAGGACAGTGGGTCTGACTCTTCGGTCGACTCTGCCTCTGACACCAGCTCCTCTGACACTAGCTCCTCGGACATCATCTACCATGTCacgctggaggaggttcCTGACTCGGACTTGTCTGAGCTGTCTGAGTAAGCGCATACTCAAGCCTGCTAGATACCCGTAGCTCAGCTACACTAACGACATGTACATATTTAATGATAATGATGATAAATTGAACAAGACTGCAAATTTATAATTAGTCCAGAATACGACGTACTTAGTCCTGAAAATGTAGACGTCTGGATATGGGAATTTTAGTTACAACATTTCCATCATCACCGCTGCCACTGCCTGCTTTTGGcctccccccccccccccccccccccccggCAGTACACACTTCAGACGTCCATTAGTCCCGGTGccaccaacctcaaggcTCTCCAGCTTCACGATAACAACATATATTACGGTCTGTCTCAGAGCTACTCTGACTTCCGGGCTGAGGATGACGGCAAGATAATCAAGCTGTTCTCCCAAGGTTACCCCGATCTCTCTCTTGATATTTGCCCAGGATGGTGAGCTCACCTTTAAGTCACCTCCCGAGCCTACTGTAAGGATTGTTTCTCCTGAAGGGTGACGGTGAAGTCCAGGGCTTAGAGTTCAACTGCTCTCGCTACTTTGTAGTTCTACTCTTGCTCCGACAAGATCCTTGGTCCCCTCCACCCCCAGGTCGTGTATGTCAAGATCAGTgacaagtacgagtgcgAGAACCCTGACAAGTTCACCATTGCtgtcaccaaggaggaaatgATACTAGCTATTTTTTGAATGATATTTCTAAACTGTGCAAGGCAAGATGAAACGTAGATGCTACTTACTCAcctactactgtactgtaaaACATAAGTTTATGGCCTGTGATGTATTGTGTCTACCTCGATTGATGGATGGCTGCTgacttgtagtatgtaACTTTTCGGCCAATGTTCGTGTCGGATATGCGGTTTTATCATCTATTTTTCGGAATACTAtgacatactgtacttgtactctgTGAA
This genomic interval from Yarrowia lipolytica chromosome 1E, complete sequence contains the following:
- a CDS encoding uncharacterized protein (Compare to YALI0E31031g, weakly similar to uniprot|Q88XB6 Lactobacillus plantarum Cell surface SD repeat protein precursor); this translates as MDFFSPYSNFGGYSNDNYGYYSRPQSRRQSRQQQMLRRQEAQRQAEAREYARREAENRAYYKHRQEVYRQKQREAEARRQAEARAYYDQLARQQQQKARRQHQYVSDPFAQLLGINDPSSIPFHNFDESDGEYEYVAPTSQDVAMSSPTASESNTDVEDSDSDSDNDVFYDSLESAEPSDDSDSDSDSDSVTDYVEPAPTVVVYSTPQPAVEKNVTKRLQKMAPVIERHVETFERIKKAASGSSSDSSDDYESLLSSTKSRLKVIQNAQMKLEQLYDQLDSIKTDNKKDKAMRTTLIKKSVGTAEAIDSVVQILKEQRNYYKQCIEEDSGSDSSVDSASDTSSSDTSSSDIIYHVTLEEVPDSDLSELSE
- a CDS encoding uncharacterized protein (Compare to YALI0E31009g, similar to uniprot|P27515 Saccharomyces cerevisiae YNR012w URK1 uridine kinase P2.152.f2.1): MKAKQYVPPWKQPYIIAVAGSSGSGKTSVAQLIIKQLNVPWTVLLSMDNFYKTLTPEESAAAHRNEHDFDTPTAYDTDDLVKCLRDIKAGHRVNIPTYSFVEHARTDKTVSIYGANIVILEGIYVLYDHPGLLDLIDMKIFVDTDLDTCLARRLTRDMLHRGREMSGIINQWRKTVKPNFERYVRPTMANADVLIPRGRDNVVAIDMVAQHITKILTDKSERHLADLCSLIDDDELAAEEATWNKQIHELKQSPQLIGIHTILCSDDTKRADFVFYFDRIATLLVENALQHSKFENINVETPTGNTFEGVRRLGIDNTCAVAIIRAGECFDRSVKRTIPSVRMGKLLIQSDISTGEPKLHHLNLPSRISEPDAFVLLCDAQLSSGAAAIMATTVLVDHGVKEENIVFVCYLASKRGLQRYLNAYPNVHTVVGKILDGSHGRFIDTKYYGT